The following coding sequences are from one Purpureocillium takamizusanense chromosome 14, complete sequence window:
- a CDS encoding uncharacterized protein (COG:S~EggNog:ENOG503P4I0) codes for MGFGAKEKTPEEVAHIPPQLSDLHCFTETEGVITTTMMDLPGYRVEKVLGTVYGISVRSRNIAASLGMVMKSFAGGELRWFTSMLYACRNDSIGRVVDECKRRGGNAIICLRFDAGDMGGFAQTAAYGTACVVRRVEGATVEVPSQLAGGAGEAA; via the exons ATGGGTTTCGGCGCCAAGGAAAAGACCCCCGAAGAGGTCGCGCATATCCCGCCCCAGCTGTCCGACCTGCACTGCTTCACGGAGACGGAGGGGGTCATTACAACCA CCATGATGGACCTTCCGGGATACCGCGTCGAAAAGGTCCTGGGCACCG TCTACGGCATCAGCGTGCGGTCGCGCAACATCGCGGCCAGCCTGGGCATGGTGATGAAGAGCTTCGCGGGCGGGGAGCTGCGGTGGTTCACGTCGATGCTCTACGCGTGCCGCAACGACTCCatcggccgcgtcgtcgacgagtgcaagcgccgcggcggcaacgccaTCATCTGCCTGCgcttcgacgccggcgacatgGGCGGCTTCGCGCAGACGGCCGCGTACGGCACCGCGTGCGTCgtgcgccgcgtcgagggcgcgacgGTCGAGGTGCCATcgcagctggctggcggtgctggtgaGGCGGCGTGA
- a CDS encoding uncharacterized protein (COG:S~EggNog:ENOG503P4I0): protein MMDLPGYRVEKVLGTVYGISVRSRNIAASLGMVMKSFAGGELRWFTSMLYACRNDSIGRVVDECKRRGGNAIICLRFDAGDMGGFAQTAAYGTACVVRRVEGATVEVPSQLAGGAGEAA, encoded by the exons ATGATGGACCTTCCGGGATACCGCGTCGAAAAGGTCCTGGGCACCG TCTACGGCATCAGCGTGCGGTCGCGCAACATCGCGGCCAGCCTGGGCATGGTGATGAAGAGCTTCGCGGGCGGGGAGCTGCGGTGGTTCACGTCGATGCTCTACGCGTGCCGCAACGACTCCatcggccgcgtcgtcgacgagtgcaagcgccgcggcggcaacgccaTCATCTGCCTGCgcttcgacgccggcgacatgGGCGGCTTCGCGCAGACGGCCGCGTACGGCACCGCGTGCGTCgtgcgccgcgtcgagggcgcgacgGTCGAGGTGCCATcgcagctggctggcggtgctggtgaGGCGGCGTGA